One stretch of Tepidibacter hydrothermalis DNA includes these proteins:
- a CDS encoding DUF5050 domain-containing protein, with protein MSKKLIIMVSILFILCPIYSFAQDVSVSLPRYSVVLNDIKVDNAHSKYPLVVYKGITYFPMTFYQCRFMGIESKWTDGEGLEINKSGVIGEYRPNLINGKNNRSYKANIADFNIKVNGKIIDNSKEKYPLIVLNNVTYFPMTWKFVVDEFGWDYKFDSKKGLYIKSRKLEVKKWDLPYEDIYGNICMYNGYYYYVVNIKNKKYVYSAKVDNTKKASKLCELKGDLIVGGSFFKQDGEVCFKYHSGIVSMGCDYTYKIKKDNTVEFVTSGYFKNIKYKDRIICYDYGPLASDGNLYYEEEDYKREYIGNKEYMYRYHKIIGDNMYVTAYKPGNKNDENKIYKINMNTNEMEQLSYVEAHEFYIVDDKIYFKSDKDKKIYSMGLNGENQNVVIDGDVGWFKIDNDTIYYISDKTEEIFYKKVGEKSKLLMKKQKVVEIDLRSDYIICTLRDKEDYGIVVFDKNQNVVFKTSDKVESYWSDEDYIIYNTYDTNNNYIVRLK; from the coding sequence ATGTCAAAAAAACTTATTATAATGGTCAGTATTTTATTTATACTGTGTCCTATTTATTCTTTTGCTCAGGATGTATCGGTATCTTTACCTAGATATAGTGTTGTATTAAATGATATTAAAGTGGATAATGCTCATTCAAAGTATCCTCTTGTAGTGTATAAAGGAATTACATATTTTCCTATGACATTTTATCAGTGTAGATTTATGGGGATTGAGAGTAAGTGGACCGATGGTGAAGGTCTTGAAATAAATAAGAGTGGAGTTATAGGGGAATATAGACCAAACTTAATTAATGGTAAAAATAATAGAAGCTATAAGGCTAATATTGCTGATTTTAATATAAAAGTTAATGGAAAAATTATAGATAATTCAAAAGAAAAATATCCATTAATTGTGCTAAATAATGTAACTTATTTTCCTATGACATGGAAGTTTGTAGTTGATGAATTTGGTTGGGATTATAAATTTGATTCTAAGAAAGGCTTATATATAAAGTCACGTAAATTAGAAGTTAAGAAATGGGATTTACCGTATGAGGATATATATGGTAATATTTGTATGTATAATGGATACTATTATTATGTTGTAAATATTAAAAATAAGAAATATGTATATAGTGCAAAAGTAGATAATACTAAAAAAGCATCTAAGCTATGTGAGTTAAAAGGTGATCTTATTGTTGGGGGTTCTTTTTTTAAACAGGATGGAGAAGTTTGTTTTAAATATCATTCAGGTATAGTGTCAATGGGATGTGACTATACATACAAGATAAAAAAAGATAATACAGTAGAATTTGTTACGAGTGGGTATTTTAAAAATATAAAATACAAAGATCGTATAATATGTTATGACTATGGACCATTAGCTTCAGATGGAAACTTATATTATGAAGAAGAAGACTATAAAAGAGAATACATAGGAAATAAAGAGTATATGTATAGATATCATAAAATTATAGGTGATAATATGTATGTAACTGCATATAAACCAGGTAATAAAAATGATGAGAATAAAATATATAAGATAAATATGAATACTAATGAAATGGAACAGTTAAGCTACGTTGAAGCTCATGAATTTTACATAGTTGATGACAAAATTTATTTTAAATCAGATAAAGATAAAAAGATTTACTCTATGGGTTTAAATGGCGAAAACCAAAATGTAGTTATAGATGGGGATGTAGGTTGGTTTAAGATTGATAATGATACAATATATTATATATCAGATAAAACAGAGGAAATATTTTATAAGAAAGTAGGAGAAAAGTCTAAATTACTTATGAAAAAACAGAAGGTAGTTGAAATAGATTTAAGAAGCGATTATATAATATGCACATTACGAGATAAAGAAGATTATGGGATTGTAGTGTTTGATAAAAATCAAAATGTAGTATTTAAGACTTCTGATAAAGTAGAGTCTTATTGGAGTGATGAAGATTACATTATATACAATACGTATGATACTAATAATAATTATATTGTAAGGTTGAAATAA
- a CDS encoding phosphatase PAP2 family protein produces MLETIQNIDLEILNFIQEVVSNTVLDKLMIFMTMLGNKGIIWIVISLLLLINKKTRRVGIMAMSALILTAVLGEGLIKPLLKRARPFIDHPSFNLIIKPPSSYSFPSGHTASSFAVAGVLIRELKKYGIVFLVLATLIAFSRLYLFVHYPSDIVAGIIMGLMCAWITNKVFNRKEKF; encoded by the coding sequence ATGCTTGAGACAATACAAAATATCGATTTAGAAATATTAAACTTTATTCAAGAAGTTGTAAGTAATACAGTTTTAGACAAACTAATGATTTTTATGACTATGTTAGGTAATAAAGGTATAATATGGATTGTAATTTCATTACTTTTACTAATTAATAAAAAGACTAGAAGAGTTGGGATTATGGCAATGTCAGCACTGATTCTAACAGCGGTTTTAGGAGAAGGGTTGATTAAACCTTTATTAAAACGTGCGAGGCCGTTTATAGATCATCCAAGTTTTAATTTAATTATAAAACCTCCTTCCTCATATTCGTTTCCTTCAGGTCATACTGCATCATCATTCGCAGTAGCTGGTGTTTTAATAAGAGAATTAAAAAAATATGGAATAGTGTTTTTGGTATTAGCTACACTAATAGCTTTTTCAAGATTATATTTATTTGTTCATTATCCATCTGATATTGTTGCAGGAATTATAATGGGGTTAATGTGCGCTTGGATTACTAATAAGGTATTTAATAGAAAAGAAAAATTTTAA
- a CDS encoding class I SAM-dependent methyltransferase, whose product MCSIEKKKVELGKLQETMVLPLWGRFLESKKSDPLVYDPKAIEIINNMDYDFSKIENKLTEYEALAWAVRSKIMDLAIENFIKKHPKAVIVNIGAGLDTSFERVDNGKITWYDLDLPDAIEFRKNFIDETDSRVYISKSVFDYTWFEDIKTIDDNILFIASGVLMFFEEEELKQLFSKMASKFPNGEIFFDTLSDEGLKYANDMMLKAGMQESMIQWGINSASEITKWNNKIEVVDEFSYYERIPRKKEWSDSVVEIMNMCDEMKSASFYHLKFK is encoded by the coding sequence ATGTGCAGTATAGAAAAGAAAAAAGTTGAATTAGGAAAGTTACAAGAAACTATGGTATTGCCTTTATGGGGGAGGTTTCTTGAGAGTAAAAAAAGTGACCCTTTAGTATATGATCCAAAAGCTATTGAAATTATAAATAATATGGATTATGATTTTTCTAAAATAGAAAATAAACTTACAGAATATGAGGCTTTAGCTTGGGCTGTTAGATCAAAAATTATGGATTTAGCTATAGAGAATTTTATAAAAAAACATCCAAAAGCTGTAATTGTAAATATAGGAGCGGGATTAGATACTAGCTTTGAACGAGTTGATAATGGAAAAATAACATGGTATGATCTTGATCTTCCAGATGCAATAGAATTTAGAAAAAATTTTATAGATGAAACTGATAGCAGAGTTTATATATCAAAATCTGTATTTGATTATACTTGGTTTGAGGATATTAAAACTATAGATGATAATATACTTTTTATTGCTTCTGGAGTGTTAATGTTTTTTGAGGAAGAAGAATTAAAACAGCTATTTTCTAAGATGGCATCTAAATTTCCTAATGGAGAAATTTTCTTTGATACTTTATCTGACGAGGGATTAAAGTATGCAAACGATATGATGCTTAAAGCTGGAATGCAAGAAAGCATGATACAATGGGGAATTAATTCTGCAAGTGAGATTACAAAATGGAATAACAAAATAGAGGTTGTAGATGAATTTTCATATTATGAGCGTATTCCTAGAAAAAAAGAATGGAGTGATAGTGTAGTTGAGATTATGAATATGTGTGATGAAATGAAGTCGGCTAGTTTTTATCATTTGAAATTTAAATAG
- a CDS encoding TolC family protein: MKKLGILTLITTILMSSTFVYADDIPMSNIKQLSLDLAITEAIKNSNDIKTSDLDIEIKEIELDQAKRNEKKYKDLDYSLGTIEGFQLDSNMLSKKAKYALEEEKIKKDYKIENLKYNVTKYYYLTLQARDYLNVANSNLENIKRNRDEAKKKFNLGMTSKSDVIMAEISLDEAKSSVEKAKLNFEKALRALNITLNYPLDTRFKFTSNFSEQSFNTDLNKDLEKAYEVRFDIVQLNHNYDLVKLDFETNSIKYPSNTYNYKYKERAVSKVGNILNDAKRGVEFDIRSKYDAIYNAKKQIDLSKSNVERAQEALRLRELAYNSGMGTLLEVKQATTQLYTAKVDVSRALSNYNLSILEYDKAVNIGTIK, encoded by the coding sequence ATGAAGAAGCTTGGTATATTAACATTAATTACGACAATACTTATGAGTTCAACATTTGTGTATGCTGATGATATTCCTATGTCAAATATAAAACAACTTTCATTAGATTTAGCAATAACTGAAGCAATAAAAAATTCTAATGATATTAAAACTAGTGACTTAGATATTGAAATAAAAGAAATAGAACTTGATCAGGCAAAGCGTAATGAAAAAAAATATAAGGATTTAGATTATTCACTTGGAACTATAGAAGGATTTCAATTAGATTCAAATATGCTATCTAAAAAAGCTAAATATGCGCTTGAAGAAGAAAAAATTAAAAAAGACTATAAAATAGAGAATTTAAAATACAATGTTACTAAATATTATTATCTTACTCTTCAAGCAAGAGATTATTTAAATGTAGCAAATAGTAACTTAGAAAATATTAAAAGAAATAGAGATGAAGCAAAGAAAAAATTTAATTTAGGAATGACATCTAAATCGGATGTTATAATGGCAGAGATATCTTTAGATGAAGCAAAATCAAGTGTTGAAAAAGCCAAGCTTAATTTTGAAAAAGCTTTAAGGGCACTTAATATTACTTTAAATTATCCACTTGATACAAGATTTAAGTTTACTTCAAATTTTAGTGAACAAAGTTTTAATACTGATTTAAATAAAGATTTAGAAAAAGCATATGAGGTGAGATTTGATATTGTTCAGCTAAATCATAATTATGATCTTGTAAAGTTAGATTTTGAAACAAATTCAATAAAGTATCCTTCTAACACATATAACTATAAATATAAGGAAAGAGCAGTATCAAAAGTAGGAAATATTCTCAACGATGCTAAAAGAGGAGTAGAATTTGATATTAGGTCTAAATATGATGCAATATATAATGCTAAGAAACAAATAGATTTGTCTAAATCCAATGTTGAAAGAGCACAAGAGGCACTAAGACTTAGAGAACTTGCTTATAATTCAGGAATGGGAACATTGTTGGAGGTAAAACAAGCTACAACTCAATTGTACACAGCTAAGGTAGATGTTTCGAGAGCATTATCAAATTATAATTTATCTATACTTGAATATGATAAAGCTGTAAACATAGGAACAATTAAATAG
- a CDS encoding efflux RND transporter permease subunit has translation MYKLINALIKERRVTLFLALVISILGIYSYYVIPRQESPDVSAPIAMIITPYPGASPNDVKDLVTSKIEDELVELDGYDECSGTSKEGLSIVMVKFKNNVDTDKAMQDVRNAVSDVQSKLPSGVMQSQVNTDFLETAGIIISLSGDNYSYEQLASFGDLFKDKLIDIDGISKFSIEGEVDKEVKVDVDIAKLNQLGLSMADISQILQSQNIEIPSGNIDYGNSKVTVKTPGIYTSIDDIKNIIIGISPETGVVTKLSDVGNVYMDVEEGVEKYKQNGKNAVLLTGYFQDSKNVVIIGKDVRKAIEEVKNNLPEDLIVEEVVYQPDDVSKSTNDFMLNLVEGIVLVVIVVFLGMGMRNAIVVSAAIPISILITFGVMKLTGIKIHQMSLTALIIALGVLVDNAIVISDTIQVKIDEGEEVITAAYNGTTMSSMPIFVATLTTIAAFSPLIGLPGAAGEFLGAIPQVLIISIIAAYIVAMFITPAMAATFFRKSKVKKEKKGILRNFFDSTLKMGLKNKKVTVISAFVAFIIVIKVLMPLLPSEFFPNTDKNLFYIDITSEVSGNMDATEKLTDDVTKLLAKEPEIKSTTVAVGNGLPKFYITMSPAKPSTDYGQMVCKFDLGNKEKRRFKNNEEFINHIQKLLDENIPNGKTTAKLLANASPSEAKVIVRVSGKNLDRVLEVSNQLKGEISKIPGTVNVRHDFKDRTFQFEIKVDREKASNLGISGYDVQMQINTALYGKNASIYRKDGNEYNIKLKSNIDNVAMLENLAIKSSITGNKIYLKQFATIEYGTKFDGINTFNREQTIKVMANELPGYSPVEIENIIENEILPKLDIDGTKISFAGEREDINENFSVVGILAVFCIFIIYIILLIQFNSFMQPLVILATVPLSLIGAIIGLLMFKSPLSLTAFLGIIALIGLVVKNGILLIEYINDARKAGYTIDEACVDAVDKRFNSIILSASTTVMGLVPLAISGSALFGPMAISLMFGLTVSTFLTMVVIPVIYSLVETYLEKRKLKIAQKTI, from the coding sequence ATGTATAAATTAATTAATGCATTAATTAAGGAAAGAAGAGTAACTCTATTTTTGGCTTTAGTAATTTCTATTTTAGGAATATATAGCTACTATGTTATACCTAGACAGGAAAGTCCAGATGTATCTGCCCCTATAGCAATGATTATTACACCGTATCCAGGAGCTTCACCTAATGATGTTAAGGATTTAGTTACAAGTAAAATTGAAGATGAACTAGTAGAGCTTGATGGGTATGATGAATGTAGTGGAACTTCTAAAGAAGGACTATCTATAGTAATGGTTAAGTTTAAAAATAATGTAGATACTGATAAAGCTATGCAGGATGTAAGAAATGCAGTATCAGATGTACAATCAAAGTTACCAAGTGGAGTTATGCAAAGTCAAGTTAATACAGATTTTTTAGAAACAGCTGGTATTATTATAAGTCTTTCAGGAGATAACTACAGCTATGAACAATTAGCATCTTTTGGAGATTTGTTTAAGGATAAATTAATTGATATTGACGGGATATCTAAATTTAGCATTGAAGGAGAAGTAGATAAGGAAGTAAAGGTAGATGTAGATATTGCCAAATTAAATCAATTAGGATTATCTATGGCTGATATAAGTCAAATTTTACAATCACAAAATATAGAGATCCCATCGGGGAATATTGATTATGGAAATTCAAAAGTAACGGTTAAGACACCAGGAATTTATACTTCAATTGATGATATTAAAAATATAATTATAGGTATTTCACCTGAAACAGGTGTAGTAACAAAGCTTTCAGATGTTGGTAATGTATATATGGATGTTGAAGAAGGTGTAGAAAAATATAAACAGAATGGAAAAAATGCGGTATTATTGACAGGTTATTTTCAGGATAGTAAGAACGTAGTCATCATAGGAAAAGATGTAAGAAAAGCTATAGAGGAGGTTAAGAATAATCTCCCAGAAGATCTTATTGTTGAAGAAGTAGTCTATCAACCTGATGATGTTAGTAAATCAACAAATGATTTTATGCTAAATTTAGTAGAAGGTATTGTACTAGTTGTAATTGTTGTATTTTTAGGTATGGGTATGCGTAATGCTATAGTAGTTTCAGCTGCTATTCCTATATCTATACTAATTACCTTTGGAGTAATGAAGTTAACAGGAATAAAAATACATCAAATGTCTCTTACAGCACTAATTATTGCACTAGGGGTACTTGTAGATAATGCTATAGTTATAAGTGATACTATACAAGTCAAGATAGATGAAGGAGAAGAAGTGATAACTGCAGCGTATAATGGAACTACAATGTCATCTATGCCAATATTTGTAGCAACACTTACAACTATTGCAGCATTTTCTCCTTTAATAGGTCTTCCAGGTGCAGCGGGAGAATTTTTAGGAGCAATACCTCAAGTTCTTATTATATCAATTATAGCAGCATATATTGTAGCTATGTTTATAACACCAGCTATGGCTGCAACTTTCTTTAGAAAAAGTAAGGTTAAAAAAGAAAAAAAAGGAATACTTAGAAATTTCTTTGATAGTACATTGAAAATGGGCTTAAAAAATAAGAAAGTAACGGTAATTTCTGCATTTGTAGCATTTATTATTGTTATAAAGGTGTTAATGCCTTTACTACCTTCAGAATTTTTTCCAAACACAGATAAAAATCTATTTTATATAGATATTACTTCTGAGGTATCAGGAAATATGGATGCTACAGAAAAGCTTACAGATGATGTTACAAAACTTTTAGCAAAAGAACCAGAAATTAAAAGTACTACTGTTGCAGTTGGAAATGGACTTCCTAAATTTTATATAACTATGAGTCCTGCTAAACCATCTACTGATTATGGACAAATGGTTTGTAAATTTGATTTAGGTAATAAAGAAAAAAGAAGGTTTAAGAATAACGAAGAGTTTATAAACCATATTCAAAAGCTTCTTGATGAAAATATACCAAATGGTAAAACTACAGCAAAACTGTTAGCTAATGCATCTCCATCAGAAGCAAAGGTAATAGTAAGAGTTTCTGGAAAAAATCTAGATCGTGTACTTGAGGTTTCTAATCAATTGAAAGGTGAGATTTCAAAAATCCCTGGAACAGTAAATGTTAGACATGACTTTAAAGATAGAACCTTCCAGTTTGAAATAAAAGTTGATAGAGAAAAGGCAAGTAATTTAGGAATTAGTGGATATGATGTTCAAATGCAAATTAATACAGCTCTTTATGGTAAGAATGCTTCCATTTATAGAAAAGATGGAAATGAATATAATATTAAATTAAAAAGTAATATTGATAATGTAGCTATGTTAGAAAATTTAGCAATAAAATCTTCGATAACTGGAAATAAAATATATTTAAAACAGTTTGCTACAATAGAATATGGAACAAAGTTTGATGGAATTAATACTTTTAACAGAGAACAAACAATAAAAGTAATGGCTAATGAATTACCTGGTTATAGCCCTGTTGAAATAGAAAATATTATTGAAAATGAGATTCTTCCGAAGCTAGACATTGATGGAACAAAAATTAGCTTTGCAGGAGAAAGAGAAGATATAAATGAGAATTTTAGTGTAGTAGGAATTCTAGCTGTTTTCTGTATTTTTATAATATATATAATTCTATTGATACAATTTAATTCTTTTATGCAACCTTTAGTGATATTAGCTACGGTACCTCTTTCTTTAATTGGAGCGATAATAGGATTACTTATGTTCAAGAGTCCACTATCACTAACAGCATTTTTAGGGATTATAGCTTTGATTGGACTTGTTGTTAAAAATGGTATACTTCTTATTGAATATATAAACGATGCAAGAAAGGCTGGATACACTATTGATGAAGCTTGTGTAGATGCAGTTGATAAGAGGTTTAACTCAATAATTCTTAGCGCATCAACTACAGTTATGGGACTTGTGCCACTAGCTATTTCAGGAAGTGCTTTGTTTGGACCAATGGCTATATCTCTTATGTTTGGATTAACAGTGTCAACATTTTTAACTATGGTAGTTATACCAGTTATATATAGTTTAGTTGAAACTTATTTAGAAAAGAGAAAATTAAAAATTGCTCAAAAAACAATCTAA
- a CDS encoding efflux RND transporter periplasmic adaptor subunit: protein MKKYIMVLMIVGLIFSTTACSKKDTNTVEERARAVKVLKVEESKNPVTMQYIGTLNSKDMIGYSFKTNGKISRIYVEKGDKVSPGDKLAEVDLQDLNFQISAAKANLDTTNMNIRKAEESLKYTKDSHNKMNQLYTEGVISKDEFDKVELKLNVDEANYNQTKSQYEAAKVDYDYKLSLLDNAVIYAEQAGTVAQVRYQENERVGPSVPVVVVRGGEQIINIGIAQKDLNNIRIGSKAVIDVDGVKADGVVTNIAEAPDTSTRTYNAEIEVKDKQFRLGSIAKVGINIGEQKGVWVPIDIIFSNGEDYVYTIKDNRAFKRTVTLTDMSDDKVLVKGIKIGEFVATSGMKNLNDGSKVNIVK, encoded by the coding sequence ATGAAAAAATATATAATGGTTTTGATGATTGTAGGATTGATATTTTCTACAACAGCGTGCTCAAAAAAGGATACAAATACTGTAGAAGAAAGAGCAAGAGCTGTAAAGGTACTTAAAGTTGAAGAAAGTAAAAATCCAGTTACTATGCAGTACATAGGAACACTAAATTCTAAAGATATGATAGGTTATAGTTTTAAAACTAATGGAAAAATTTCAAGAATATACGTTGAAAAGGGGGATAAAGTTAGTCCTGGAGATAAACTAGCAGAAGTAGATTTACAAGATTTAAATTTTCAAATTTCAGCAGCTAAAGCAAATTTAGATACAACAAATATGAACATAAGAAAAGCAGAAGAATCATTGAAGTATACTAAAGATTCTCATAACAAAATGAACCAGTTATATACTGAAGGAGTTATATCTAAAGACGAGTTTGATAAAGTTGAACTTAAGTTAAATGTGGATGAAGCAAACTACAATCAAACTAAGTCTCAATACGAGGCTGCAAAGGTAGATTATGATTACAAATTAAGCTTATTAGACAATGCAGTTATTTATGCAGAACAAGCTGGAACTGTAGCACAAGTAAGATATCAAGAAAATGAAAGAGTAGGACCAAGTGTACCAGTAGTTGTAGTTAGAGGTGGTGAACAAATTATAAACATAGGTATAGCTCAAAAAGACCTTAACAATATTAGAATTGGATCTAAAGCAGTTATAGATGTAGATGGAGTAAAGGCAGATGGAGTTGTAACTAATATAGCAGAGGCTCCAGATACATCTACTAGAACATATAATGCAGAAATTGAAGTAAAAGATAAACAATTTAGACTGGGATCGATTGCAAAAGTAGGTATTAACATTGGAGAACAAAAAGGAGTGTGGGTTCCAATAGATATAATATTCTCAAATGGAGAAGATTATGTTTATACAATAAAAGATAATAGAGCTTTTAAAAGAACTGTTACATTAACAGATATGTCTGATGATAAGGTACTAGTTAAGGGAATTAAAATAGGAGAATTTGTTGCTACAAGTGGTATGAAAAACTTAAATGATGGATCTAAGGTTAATATTGTAAAGTAA
- a CDS encoding TetR/AcrR family transcriptional regulator produces the protein MHDENIDVREVILNAAADVIFDEGVNRFTIEKVAKKAGISKGGLLYHFSTKKILIKEMIKKFLDDIQGEISNNIEDNGDLQVQKFLLATITSSGINCIKMHENGAGLLAAVATDKELIEPVRERFREWNEKIQKSDNPVVANIILLALHGIEFSKILGLNYIDSEMEKKIEKELCEMTKQIKDK, from the coding sequence ATGCATGATGAAAATATCGATGTAAGAGAAGTTATTTTAAACGCAGCAGCTGATGTTATTTTTGACGAAGGGGTTAATCGCTTTACCATTGAGAAAGTAGCAAAAAAAGCTGGAATAAGTAAGGGTGGATTATTATATCACTTTTCTACTAAAAAAATATTAATAAAAGAAATGATTAAAAAATTCCTAGATGATATACAAGGTGAAATTTCAAATAATATAGAAGATAATGGTGATCTACAGGTTCAAAAATTCTTATTAGCAACTATAACTAGTAGTGGAATCAACTGTATAAAGATGCATGAAAATGGAGCAGGACTTCTTGCAGCAGTTGCAACAGATAAGGAATTAATAGAACCAGTAAGAGAAAGATTCAGAGAATGGAATGAAAAAATACAAAAGAGTGATAATCCTGTAGTAGCAAATATAATACTACTTGCACTACATGGAATTGAATTTTCTAAAATTCTTGGGTTAAATTATATTGATTCTGAAATGGAGAAAAAAATAGAAAAAGAGTTATGTGAGATGACAAAACAAATAAAAGATAAATAA